In Candidatus Cloacimonadota bacterium, the genomic window GAAAACGGGGCGGTTTCCATCAATATGGTGGAATTGGAAAGCAGGGCCCGCAAAGACAAATCTGCCGCCACGCTGTTTCGGGAACTGCAACACAAGGATCGTGTTTTGGGAACCACCCTGCTGGGGAACAGCCTTGTAAACATCTTGATTGCAAGCCTTTCCACCTTTGTCGTGAAGGAATATATCGGCGGTTTCGATGCAAAATACACCGCGTTGGTGGTGGGTGCTGTCGTTCTCGTATTTGGAGAGGTGATACCCAAATCCATCTTTCGTGACCACGCCGACGTCCTCATGCCCAGGTTTTATCCCTTCCTGCGTGTTTTCCAATTTCTTTTCAGACCACTGGTAAAAGGAATTTCCTGGCTGAACGCGGCCTTGAGAAAACTGCTCAAACTATCCGATGTCAACGAGTTCGACTACCTGACGAAAGACGACATTTCCTACCTCATTTCGCTGACCCAGGATGACGATGAGGACGAACCGAGGCTGGAAATGATTGAAGACGCGCTGGAATTCACGGACCAGGTTGCCCGCAACGTGATGGTCCCACGCACGGAATTGATTGCCATTCCAGCCACTGCCACCGTTGCCGAAGCCATCGAAATTGCCCGTGAAGAAGGATATACTCGCTACCCCGTTTACGGAAAAAACCTTGACGATATCACAGGCATTCTCATCATCTACGATATCTTGAAAACAGGACAAACAACTGATGTGACGGTGGATAAGTTGCTCCGCGAACCCTTTTTCACGCCCGAAAACACAAACCTCGACGTATTGCTCAGCGAAATGCAAAAACATCGTCGCAGCATTGCCATCGTGGTTGATTCCTATGGCGGAACCTCTGGCATCGTGACCATGGAAGATATTCTGGAAGAAATCTTTGGCGACATTGCGGATGAATATGACGAGGAAGAAGAAATTCCCGAAGTGGAGCAGGTGGCGCCAAACACCTGGTTGGCACAGGCGGACACAGAGATTGACCGCTTGGAGGATGAATATGGCATCACGCTTCCTGAAGGTGATTATGAAACTTTGGCGGGTCTGATTCTGGATCGCATTGCCCGCATCCCCCACCAGGGTCAGATTATCAATGTGGAGCCATACCGCCTCCAAATCCTGCAAGCCACCGAAAAGAAAATCATCAAAGTTAAAATACATAAAACAGATACAAGAGGTGAACCATGAAACTGATGGAATGCGTTCCAAACTTCAGTGAAGGCCGTGATCAGGCCATCCTGGATGCGATCGCTGCATCCATCCGCGCCGTCAAAAACGTTGTTTTGCTCGACGTTGACCCCGGTGCGGACACAAACCGAACAGTTTTTACCATGGCTGGAGAGCCGGAAGCCGTTGTGGAAGCAGCTTTCCAGGCCATAAAAAAAGCCGCTGAACTCATCGACATGAGCAAACATCGCGGCGAACATCCCCGCATGGGCGCAACTGACGTGTGCCCCTTCATTCCAATTTCTGGAATGACCATGGAAGAATGCGTGGAATATGCTCACAAACTTGGAAAAAGAGTGGGCGAAGAACTCGGTATCCCAGTTTATCTATATGAAAATGCCGCCTCCAAAGAGGAATGGCGCAATCTTGCCAATGTGAGATCCGGCGAATATGAGGCTCTGTCCGAAAAAGCCAAAGACCCAGATTGGAAACCGGATTATGGCCCCCACACTTTCAACGCCCGCAGCGGCGCGACAGCCATCAGCGCGCGAGAATTTTTGATTGCCTACAATATTAATCTGAACACCCGCGACAAAAAGAAAGCGCACGATCTCGCGCTCACCATCAGGGAAAAAGGCCGTGTCGCCCGAGACGAAGCGGGAAAAATTGTCCGCGACGAAAATGGAGAAAAAGTCAACGTGCCGGGGCTTTTCTCACATTGCAAAGCAGTTGGTTGGTACATCGACGGTTACGATCGCGCCCAAATCAGCATCAACCTCACAAATTACAAAATCACTCCGCCTCATCTCGTGCTGGAAAAAGTGCGTGAACTCGCTTGGGAAAAAGGAATACAAGTCACTGGCAGCGAATTGGTTGGCTTGCTTCCCAAAGCCGCTTTGCTGGAGGCTGGAAATTATTACCTTGAACGTTTGGGCGAAAGCACCGGCCTTCCTGAAAGAATGGTGATGGATACAGCCATCCAATCCATGGGACTGGCGGAATTGGGCCCCTTCGATTTGGATAAAAAAGTGATTGAATATGCCATCGCGCCTTCTGACAGTCTCTGTGCGTTAAGCCTGGAAGCTTTTGCAGACCTGCTTTCAACTGATTCCCCCGCTCCGGGAGGAGGCAGTGTTGCAGGACTTTGCGTGGCACTTTCCGGAGCGCTTTCCGCCATGGTTTCAAACCTCACAATAGACAAAAAAGGCTATGAAAAAGTGCAGGATGCCGTGCGTGAATTCGCTCCGCAGGGCCAGGACATCAAGCTGCGCGCTTTGCAATGTATCGACAACGATACCAACGCTTTCAACGCTTTGATGGATGCAATGCGCCTTCCCAAGAAAACAGATGAAGAGACCGCTTTCCGCGATGCCGAAATCGAAAGAACAACCCAGCAGGCCATCCTTATCCCCTTCAAAACCTTGGAGATAGCCTGCGAAGCCGTCAATCTGGCAGACAAGGTGGCGGACGTCGGAAATGTGAACGCTCTCTCCGATGCCGGAGTGGCAGCTCTCACCGCTCTCAGCGCTGCAAAAGCGGCGGATTACAACATCCTCATCAACCTTGCCGGCAGCAAGGACGAAGCTTTCAAAACCGACATCAAAGCCCGTGCCGCCGGAATCGTTAAAGAGTGCCAGGAACTTGCAGACACCATTGAAAGCAAGATCCGCGCACGCATGTGATTTATTTCAACAGATAAAAAACCCGGTGGTGGGCATTTTCCCGCCGCCGGGCTTGAATTCTGATGCTCGCGCTCCAAATTATTCTCTATCTGATCTTGGTTTTGCTGAACATTTTGGACGGAGTTTCCACCTGGAAAGTTGTGCGTCCCAAACACTTGCACCGTGAACGAAACCCTGTGGCGCGTTGGATGTTTGCCAAACTGGGTCTTTTACCGGGTCTCATTTTGGCAGAATTGCTCTGGATTTCATTCATCACCGCGGTGGTTTTCCTGCTGGGAAGCTTTCCCGTTTGGGGACATATCGTTTTGATATTATTGATTTTAGGCATAACCATATTTACCTGGATTGTGGTGGGTAATTTCAAAAACTGGCGTGGCATCCGTGGGCGTCAATTGGCACAAGAACAAGGATCGGAGACCAAAAAATGCTAAAAACGCTTGCCAGGATTGGAGACAGCTATCCCCTGCTTGTGGGACAGCTTTTCGTTTTTCTGGTTTTGAACATCCTGGATGGACATTCCACTTGGAAAGTAGTGAAACCGGATCATTATTTTAGAGAGAAAAATCCCATTGCCCGCTGGGTTTTGCGCAAGCTTGGCGCCCTGCGCGGGATAGTTGTGTTCAAGTTTGTGCTGCTTATGTTTTTAGGCGGCATCCTCGCCTTCTATGGGAAAAAAGAAACCCGTTCCCTGAATGTAATGTTCGGCGTCGCCAATCTCGTGTTTTTGGGCGTGGTTATCAATAACTATCGGGTTCACAAAAAAATCAATTCCAAAAGGAGCCAACCATGGGAAATATCTTAAAAATCTTGTGTCTGGTTTTGGTCCTTTCAGCGGCGGTTCTGCCGTTTTTTGCGCAGGTCAATGGAGACTTGCAATATATTGGAGATAAAGCAATTCTGCACGTTTGGGGAAGCCACCACGAGCGCGGCCATGCCCAGGGATATCTGATTGCCGAGCCCATCCTCGACGTGTTCGATGAATTTTTCTGGATCATGTTTATGTTCTCGGATTCCGTTTGGTATCAATATCTTAAGGGCTTGCACACAGATCATTTCGACAACGATCCGCGCATTGTGGAAGAAACCCAGGGATTGATTCAAGGCATTGTGGATTCCGGTGCCAGCCTCTATCACGCCGGGCTGCAGCGGGATTTGGATCACACAGACTTCCTTTTCATGAATGCGTTTTTGGATATGCAGCACGTGTCCAAGTCCGCTGGGGACAACCAGATGCAGCTGGGCTGTTCCTCCCTGTCCAGTTGGGGCATTTCCACTGCCGAAGACGACCTCCTGCAAGGCGCTTCCGTCATCACGCGCTGGCTGGATTGGTCTCTTTATGATTCCATTGTGGATAACCCGCTTGTTGTGATCCATCATCCCAGCGAACCGGACGAACAAAAATGGCTTTCGGCAACCATCCCCGGAATTTTGGGCGCCGTAACTGCCGTTTCCGAACACGGAGTTTGGGCTTCGTTGAACCTTGGCAACGACCATTCCTTCACCGCGCAGACCGGCTTAAATCCCATCCTTTTGGACATCCGCCGCGGCATGGAACGCTTTGACTACAACCAGGATGGACAGTTCAATATCTACGACGTGACCACTGCCATCCAGGACGGCACCCACTTGAGTGGCAGCATCATCCACACTTTGAGCGAAAGCCAGGGGATGGTGGAATCCGTCGTGGTGGAAACCAATAATTCCGGCACCGTGCTGCGCTATTATGACCACCCTGAAGCTCTTTTGCAGGGGCAAAACCTCGCCGCCACAAACCACTTTCGCGCGCTAACTTTTCCTTCCTGCTGTTCTCGCTATGCCAGCATCAAGGATTCCCTCGATATTGATTACCAAGTTTCTCCCAAACGCCAGTGGAGTCTGATGGTTGGAGCTGCCGGGCTGGATAATTGCCTGGCCGCGTTTCAATATATTCCCAGCCTCGGCACGATTCTGTGGGCGGGCGCGTCCTCGGGGCTTCCAGCCTACCAAAATCCTGCCATTGAGCTCTTTCTGGATAACCTTTTTAGCTTTTCCACCCCGGTTGATGACCCCGTTTTTTCCACTCCCAGCATTGCCTTTTCGTTGTATCCGAATCCAGTGGCATCCATGGCTGGTCTCAAAATCCAAAGCGGCAGCAACTTCGACACCATCAGTGTTCACAACATCCGCGGACAACTCGTGTTTTCCCAGCAGTTTTCAAATGCCAAAACCCAGGCGGAAATATCTTTGCCCACTCTTCCCGCCGGAGTTTACCTGCTCAAACTTTCCGAGCGCTCTGGTTTTCAAGCCACACGCAAACTTGTGATTACGCCCTAAATTTTTCGTCCCTTATTATCTGAACGAGCCTGATGTAATAACAGCGTCAAAGCCCTAACTCTTTGTGTCGCTTAAGATTGCCTTTGAAACATAAGGGACACTAAAGGCGGCAAGAGGGAAAGGGTCAAATTGATCTACTGTCAAAAAAGCCGATCACAGTGCTCTCGAAAGCCGGGCAAAGTCATTTGTAACAGGGAGTTGGAGTCACTAAAAATAGAGCCGGACAAGTAAAATAAACAGGTGCCAACTTCAACCCGCCTAAGCCCTGGCTCATGCTTTAGCCCGGATTTTCCAAGGAACTTCTCATGCCCGCTATGGGATGATGCCGAGGCATGAGTGGGTTGATCTTGAGCCAGAGTCAAGGAAGACGCTTGAAAGAAGCGTTTTGCGTTTATTCCAAGCCGACAGTCCTTTTCCTTTCTTGATTCCAAAACAAATTCCGCTTGGCTCGCCCTCGTCAAAAGCCCGACCGTGGTCGGACATCCGGGGAAGAACAGACAACAGGAAATCCTGTTCAAACCAAGAGCAAGGCTGGAGCGAAAAATCTTTGGACAGCTCGGTTCAACTCCGAATGAAAACGGGTTGAAAAAGCAGGATTGTGGGAAAAAAGTGCTCAAGGAAAGTCCGGCACCCTCTTTTTCATTGACAAAAATGAGGCAGTCTAATTTTGTATTAAATTGATATAATCCATTTACAGGATAATATAAAGGCTTCAGAATTGGAGAACTTATGAAGATATTAATCACCGGAGGAGCCGGATTTATCGGCTCCCACCTGGCGGAAAAACTGCTCGAGGAAGGCCATGAGGTCAGAATTGTGGACAATCTTTCCACAGGCCGGCTGGATAACATTGAACACCTTAAAGGTAACGGCAGCTTCCGCTATAAGATTGGAAGCATTCTGAACCGTGACTTAATGGAAAAAATGATGGATGGGGTGCAGCAGGTTTACCATTTGGCTGCCGCCGTTGGAGTGAAATATATCATCGAAAATCCGCTGCTTTCTCTGAAGACAAATATCGGGGGCACGGATAGCATTTTGGAACTGGCCAACAAACACAAAGCCAAGGTGTTAATCACATCCACTTCAGAGATTTACGGCAAAAATGAGAAGGTTCCCTTTTCCGAAGAGGACGACCGCATTTTGGGCTCCACTCACATCAGCCGCTGGGGCTACAGCGACAGCAAGGCCATCGACGAATTCATGGCTTTGGCATACTTTCGGGAAAAACGTCTGCCGGTTGTAATCGTGCGTTTATTCAACACCGTGGGACCGCGTCAAACCGGTCAATATGGCATGGTTTTGCCAAAATTCATCAAATCCGCGCTGTTGGATCAGCCCCTCGTGGTGTATGGCTCTGGCAAGCAAACCCGCTGTTTCGCAGATGTTGCCGATGTTGTGGGCGCGCTCATCAAGCTGATGAACACACCGAAATGTGAAGGTGAAATCTTCAATGTGGGCACCACGGAAGCCATCTCCATAGAAGACCTTGCCAAAAAAGTCCGGCAAATGTGCAAAAGCAAATCCCGCATAGAATATATGAGCTATGAAGACGCGTTTGAAGAAGGTTTTGAGGATATGATGAACAGGATGCCAAATCTGAATAAAGTTAAAGAATACATTGGTTATGAGCCCAATTTTAATCTGGATGCCATCATAAAACGGATGCTTGAACACTATGAAAACTAGATTTATCTTGGTCATCGCGCTGGTTTTTGCATTTGCCTTGAGCGCGCAAACCCTGCCGCAGCCCGGGATGCAGACTTTCATTTCGGTGAACGTGACCGGTTTTGTGGCAAATCCTGGAACCTACCAGGTGACTTCACTCAGCAGGGTTTCAGACGCCATAAGGCTTGCAGGGACATCTCAAACAACAGCTCTGGCGCAGCCTACACTTGATTTTCAAAAGCTGCAGATGGCGGCGCGGGATTCCCTGTTTGAAAATTTTCAGGGGCTGCGAAGTGTCAGGCTTATCCGTGGCAATCAGGCTCGGACCTATGATCTGATGAAATATTCGCGGGTGGGAGATTTGGAACAAAATCCGCTGCTTAAAGATGGCGATCTCATCCAGGTGCCACCTTTGGAAACCTCTGTCAGCATTTTTGGGGAAGTGTATTTCCCTGGGGAATATGAGTTTGTGCCTGGAGACCGGCTTTCCGATATTTTGGGACTTGCCCAAGGTTTCACCCTCGCGGCGGATAGAAATGTGCTCAGCATTTACCGCTATCGTGAGGATTCCCCTGAATTCGATATTTTGCGAGTTGACCTGCAGAGCCAGGCAGCGTCTGAGGTTCTTTTGAAACCACACGACCGCATCAGTGTTTTCGCGGACAGCGAACATCGCCGAGCTTGGAAAATCACTGTGGAAGGAGATGTGCGTGCTCCCGGGGAATATCTTGTGGATGAAAATACCACGCTTTACGATGTTCTGCTGCTTTGTGGCGGTCCCAGTTCGCGCGGAAACCTGCGCAGCGCAATTTTTGCCAATCGGCCTGCCGCTCAGGAGCCGGATCTGGAACTGCAGCGCCTGTTGACCATTGATATTTCGAACATGACCTCCATGGAATACTACTATATGTTAAACCGCATTCGCCAGTTTCCAGGACGCTATTCCATTGATGTTCTAAGCACTTGGGAAAGCAAGGGCGCCGAAGCCAACCCGCTTTTGCGCGATGGAGACTACCTGTTTGTGCCCAAGCTGATGGATATGGTGGAAGTGAGCGGGCAGGTGGCAAATCCAGGTCTTATCCCCTGGGTGGAGGGTGAAAATTATGAATATTACATCCGCAAGGCGGGTGGTTATACAAATAATAAACGTTCTGGCGGGACGCGTGTGATTAGCTCTGCCAGCGGAAACTGGGTGAAACCCTCGAAAAAGATGGAATTGAACCCCGGCGACCAGATTTATGTTTCAGAAGAAGTCACATACGACAACTGGAGTCGCTTCAAGGATGTCATGTTGATT contains:
- a CDS encoding HlyC/CorC family transporter — its product is MSIPLLILWIAVFLLLLTLSFLFSGIENGAVSINMVELESRARKDKSAATLFRELQHKDRVLGTTLLGNSLVNILIASLSTFVVKEYIGGFDAKYTALVVGAVVLVFGEVIPKSIFRDHADVLMPRFYPFLRVFQFLFRPLVKGISWLNAALRKLLKLSDVNEFDYLTKDDISYLISLTQDDDEDEPRLEMIEDALEFTDQVARNVMVPRTELIAIPATATVAEAIEIAREEGYTRYPVYGKNLDDITGILIIYDILKTGQTTDVTVDKLLREPFFTPENTNLDVLLSEMQKHRRSIAIVVDSYGGTSGIVTMEDILEEIFGDIADEYDEEEEIPEVEQVAPNTWLAQADTEIDRLEDEYGITLPEGDYETLAGLILDRIARIPHQGQIINVEPYRLQILQATEKKIIKVKIHKTDTRGEP
- the ftcD gene encoding glutamate formimidoyltransferase — translated: MKLMECVPNFSEGRDQAILDAIAASIRAVKNVVLLDVDPGADTNRTVFTMAGEPEAVVEAAFQAIKKAAELIDMSKHRGEHPRMGATDVCPFIPISGMTMEECVEYAHKLGKRVGEELGIPVYLYENAASKEEWRNLANVRSGEYEALSEKAKDPDWKPDYGPHTFNARSGATAISAREFLIAYNINLNTRDKKKAHDLALTIREKGRVARDEAGKIVRDENGEKVNVPGLFSHCKAVGWYIDGYDRAQISINLTNYKITPPHLVLEKVRELAWEKGIQVTGSELVGLLPKAALLEAGNYYLERLGESTGLPERMVMDTAIQSMGLAELGPFDLDKKVIEYAIAPSDSLCALSLEAFADLLSTDSPAPGGGSVAGLCVALSGALSAMVSNLTIDKKGYEKVQDAVREFAPQGQDIKLRALQCIDNDTNAFNALMDAMRLPKKTDEETAFRDAEIERTTQQAILIPFKTLEIACEAVNLADKVADVGNVNALSDAGVAALTALSAAKAADYNILINLAGSKDEAFKTDIKARAAGIVKECQELADTIESKIRARM
- a CDS encoding T9SS type A sorting domain-containing protein, with translation MGNILKILCLVLVLSAAVLPFFAQVNGDLQYIGDKAILHVWGSHHERGHAQGYLIAEPILDVFDEFFWIMFMFSDSVWYQYLKGLHTDHFDNDPRIVEETQGLIQGIVDSGASLYHAGLQRDLDHTDFLFMNAFLDMQHVSKSAGDNQMQLGCSSLSSWGISTAEDDLLQGASVITRWLDWSLYDSIVDNPLVVIHHPSEPDEQKWLSATIPGILGAVTAVSEHGVWASLNLGNDHSFTAQTGLNPILLDIRRGMERFDYNQDGQFNIYDVTTAIQDGTHLSGSIIHTLSESQGMVESVVVETNNSGTVLRYYDHPEALLQGQNLAATNHFRALTFPSCCSRYASIKDSLDIDYQVSPKRQWSLMVGAAGLDNCLAAFQYIPSLGTILWAGASSGLPAYQNPAIELFLDNLFSFSTPVDDPVFSTPSIAFSLYPNPVASMAGLKIQSGSNFDTISVHNIRGQLVFSQQFSNAKTQAEISLPTLPAGVYLLKLSERSGFQATRKLVITP
- a CDS encoding NAD-dependent epimerase/dehydratase family protein gives rise to the protein MKILITGGAGFIGSHLAEKLLEEGHEVRIVDNLSTGRLDNIEHLKGNGSFRYKIGSILNRDLMEKMMDGVQQVYHLAAAVGVKYIIENPLLSLKTNIGGTDSILELANKHKAKVLITSTSEIYGKNEKVPFSEEDDRILGSTHISRWGYSDSKAIDEFMALAYFREKRLPVVIVRLFNTVGPRQTGQYGMVLPKFIKSALLDQPLVVYGSGKQTRCFADVADVVGALIKLMNTPKCEGEIFNVGTTEAISIEDLAKKVRQMCKSKSRIEYMSYEDAFEEGFEDMMNRMPNLNKVKEYIGYEPNFNLDAIIKRMLEHYEN